CGCGCGACGCGCAGACCGTCAATCAATACGTCGACTTTCCCGCATTGCGCGACAGCCTGAAACAACAGGTGACCGGCCTGTTGACGCGCCGCCTGGACCAGCACGGCAGCGGCAATCCGTTTGCCGCCATCGGCGCGATGATCGGCGTTGCGCTGATCGGTCCGCTCGTGGATGCGTATGCGACGCCGGACGGCGTCGCCGCGTTGCTCAACGGCATGCCGCCACGCGGCAATCCTGGCGAGCGGCCGCCCGCGCCTGCCGTGCCGCCCGCATCGGATGCGGCGCCGGGCGCAACCGCGCCCGCCCCGGCAACGCCATCAACACCGTCAACGCAACCATCCGGCACACCGGCAACCCCCACGCCGCCGCAACCGCCCCAGACCACGGCGGGCTATCGCGGCCTCAACGAGTTCGTCGTCACGTACCAGCATGGCGCGGGCGACGCGCGTTATTCGGCGATCTTCGCGCGCGAAGGCCTGTTCACGTGGAAGCTGGCCGCGGTGGACCTGAACGAGTAATGGCCGCTCGCGGGCCGGCCGGATCAGGCCGCCGCCTGCTCCTGCTCCGCCGACGACGAACACGCCACCAGAATGCTGCACGAAATCCGGTCGAGCAGCGGCGTGTTGCCGGCGCCCATCCACCATCGCGACAAGCCGGTGCGGCAGCGATGGCCGACCACCACGAGGTCGACGTGCAACTCGTTGGCCAGGTTCGCGATCTCGTCGATCGGATGGCCGAACGCAAAGTGCCCCTGCGCGCTCACGCCGCGCTCGGTGAGCCAGTCCACGCCTTCCTGCAAGATATCGCGAGCGGATTTCTCGAAGCTCCCGCACGCCACATCGGTCAGCAGGCCCGCGCTTTGCGCGATGCTAGAACGCATATCCACCACGGACAGCAAATGCGTTTCGGCTTTCAGATCCAACGCCAGATCGGCGCCGCAACGCAATGCCTTGCGGCCTTCGCGCGAGCCGTCGTAGCACAGCAGGATTTTCTGGTAGCTCGCCATGATTTTCTCCCTCCGCGCGGAGCGCACGGTCTGAATCAATCATGGTGCGCCGCAATTCAGCTTGCAAGGGATGGAAAACGCTAACCGTGCGACGCGCACCCGCCCATCGCGCCCTAAACCGGTGCGTAGGGGGATTGGCGGTGATAGGTAGCAAAGCGAACCGGCCGTGCAACCCCATGCCGCACTGCACGAAAGCCCTGCTGCACATCGGGACGACGCCCTTTGCCAGCCTGGCGATGCCCTAGAATAGGCGGCCTTCGCGGCGACGCGCGGCGAGCGTGCCAACCGGCCACTCGTGGCATGCGTTGCGCTCGTGCCACGCGAGCCGTCCATGCCAATCGCGCGAGCCGGAACGCTGGACCGCCGGACCGCCGGATCGCCTCACGCCGGCGGCATCCGTCACACGCAAGCCGCACCTCTTACCGGAGCTTTCCTCGATCCATGTCCGACGCTGCCATCGAGTTTCATCAGGTTGAAAAACGCTACGGCGAGAAGACGGTCGTCGACGGTCTGTCGTTTCATGTCGATGCCGGCGAATGCTTCGGCCTGCTCGGCCCGAACGGCGCGGGCAAGACCACCACGTTGCGCATGCTGCTCGGCATCGCGGCGCCGGACGCCGGTGCCATCCGTCTGTGCGGCGAACCGATTCCGGGCCGCGCGCGCGTCGCCCGGGCGCGCGTGGGCGTGGTGCCGCAGTTCGACAACCTCGATCCCGATTTCACGGTGCGCGAGAACCTGCTGGTGTTCGGCCGCTACTTCGGATTGAGCGCCGCGCAATGCCGCGCGATGGTGCCGTCGCTGCTCGAATTCGCGCGCCTCGAAAGCAAGGCGGATGCGCGCGTGAGCGAACTGTCGGGCGGCATGAAGCGGCGTCTGACGCTGGCGCGCGCGCTCGTCAACGATCCCGACGTGCTGATCATGGACGAACCGACCACCGGTCTCGATCCGCAGGCCCGGCATCTGATCTGGGAGCGGCTGCGCTCGCTGCTCGCGCGCGGCAAGACGATTCTGCTGACCACGCATTTCATGGAGGAAGCCGAACGGCTGTGCGACCGCCTGTGCGTGATCGAGGAAGGCCGCAAGATCGCCGAGGGCGCGCCGGATGCGCTGATCGCGTCGGAGATCGGCTGCGACGTGATCGAGATTTTCGGCCCCGATCCGGTGGCGTTGCGCGACGAGCTTGCGCCGCTCGTCGAACGTACCGAGATCAGCGGCGAGACGCTGTTCTGCTATGTGAACGACGCGCAGCCCGTGCACGCGCGTCTGAAGCAGCGCGCCGACCTGCGCTATCTGCATCGCCCGGCGAATCTGGAGGACGTGTTCCTGCGGCTCACGGGCCGCGAGATGCAGGACTGAGCCCGGACCGACGCGCCGGCACCTTCGAGAAACGCCCTTCAGGCCGATTCGGCCCACGCCGCACGAACGAGACACGCCATGGACATGGACGCACGCAGCTACGACACCCCGGGCCACGCCCCCAGCGACAAACCGTCGGCCCAGCAGCCGTTCGGCGCCTTCCCCGCCAACGCGGTCAACTGGATCGCGGTGTGGCGGCGCAATTATCTGGTGTGGAAGAAACTCGCGATCGCCTCGATGTTCGGCAACCTGGCCGATCCGATGATCTATCTGTTCGGTCTCGGTTTCGGCCTCGGGCTGATGGTCGGCCATGTGGACGGCGTGTCGTACATCGCCTTCCTCGCGGCCGGCACGGTGGCGTCGAGCGTGATGATGTCGGCGAGTTTCGAGTCGATGTATTCGGGCTTCTCGCGCATGCACGTGCAGCGCACGTGGGAAGCGATCATGCATACGCCGCTCACGCTCGGCGATATCGTGCTGGGCGAAATCATCTGGGCGGGCAGCAAGTCGATGCTGTCGGGCGCGGCGATCATGCTGGTGGCCGGCGCGCTCGGCTACGCCAGTTTTCCGTCGATGCTGCTAGCGTTGCCGGTCATCGTGCTCACCGGTCTCGCGTTCGCGAGCATCGCGATGATCGTGACGGCGCTCGCGCCCTCGTACGACTTCTTCATGTTCTATCAGACGCTGGTGCTCACGCCGATGCTGCTGCTCTCCGGCGTGTTCTTTCCGGCTTCGCAGTTGCCGGCCGCGGCGCGCGCGGTGACCGGCGCGTTGCCGCTCGCGCATGCGGTCGATCTGATCCGGCCGGCCATGCTCGACCGTCCGGTCGAGCACGCGGCCTGGCATCTGGCCGTGCTGGCCGCGTATGCGGTGGGAGGATTCGTGATTGCGGCGGTGCTGTTCCGCCGCAGGATGATGAAATAACGTCGAGCGCGTGAGCTTCGCTCAGCGCCCGTACGGCATTCGTACAACGCTCGTTCAGTCTTCGTCGTCGGTCCAGGGAATGTCGACGTCGGAGATGAAGGCGACCGTCGCGAACGGGCCGCCGTCCTGACGGCCGATCTTGCCATCCGCGCGCTGCCATTCGACGCGGAACATCGTCGCCGGATCGTCGGCGATCAGACGCACCGTGCGAACTTCATCCGGATCGGCTTCCTCGACGGGACCGTCGAGCGACACCTGCAATTCCTGCGGCCACAGACCGTCGGCGGGATCGTAGATCTTGTCGCCGTCGGGAATCAGCGTGAAAGCCTCCACGCCGATCGTCGCCGAGGCTTCGACGATCATCTTGCCGAGTGCGCGCAACAGCGCCGTGGCGCGCGCCGAATTGGCCTGGCGGATCGCCAGATCCCCGCGCGTCAGCGCCTGTTCGAGTTTTGGGTTGGTTTTTTGCTGCGCCATTCGATGTCCTGAGTCGTATCGTTATGTGATGGACAGCGCGCGATGGGGTTCGCGCGCCGCTCTCGCTCCGTTTTTTTCGGGCTGAATCCTACCACTGCGCTTGCTGGCATGACGCCTGGGCGGCCGTCTCTCCGAACCCGGCCGCGCTCCGGTCGTGCGCCGCAACATCGCACGCCGCGCGGCGCGGCGCGATCCGCTGCGACCCCGGTGCACCCCGGTGCGCCCCATCAGCCCGCCCCGTCCAAGACAGTGTAGGTCGTGATTCGTTTTCCGACACGGAGATTTGCCGGTCAGGCCGCGGGGCGCCGCCGCCGATGCCCCGCCGCTTTCGGCGCGCCATCGCCGCCCGGCTTCGGCCGCGCGATCTCCGCGATCAGATGATCGCGAAACGCGCGTACCGCCGACGGCAGTTCGCGCCCCGCCATCGTCTGCACCTGGATGCTGCGCTGACGCATCTGCGGATGGGTGAGCGGCATCATGACGAAGCCGTCGCCGGCATAGCGGTCGCGCACCGACAGCAAACCCGTGAACATGACCGCGCCGGACTTCTGCGCATAGCGATACATCGCGCCGCTGTTGTTGCAGGTCAGATCGGGGTCGAGCAGGATGCCCTCCAGCGCGCAGGTGATGTCGATCAACTGACGTATCGTCGTGCCCGGCGCGGGCAGCACCAGCGGATACGCGCGCAGATCGGCGAGCGACACCCTGGCGCGCGTGGCGAGCGGATGCCCGGCGCGCAGCAGCGCATACACCGGCGCGCGTTCGGTGTGCTCGACCTTGACGCCCTTCTCCGGCGCGAGACTGAAGGTCAGCGCGAGGTCGGCATCGCCGTCGCGCACGCAACGGGTCGCGGCGCCCGGCGACATCACCGAGAGCGTGAAGTCGATGCCCGGGTATTGATCGCGGAAGCTCGCCATCGCGGTGGGCAGGAAGTCCGCGGCGAAGCCCTCCGAACTGGCGAGCTTGATCATGCTGCCGTGCAGACTTTCGAGGCCGCCGATTTCCTTCATCACATGCGCGGCTTCGAGCAGGCTGCGCTGCGCGTACGCGAGCAGCCGCTCGCCCGCTTCGGACAGCGCCATGCCGCGCGGACGCCGCTCGAACAGCGCGACGCCCAGTTCGCTCTCGAGCCGCGCGATCTGCCGGCTGATGGCCGAGACAGCCACATGCAGCCGCGCGGATGCGTCGCTGATCGAGCCGGTGCGCGCGACTTCGACGAAGTAACGCAGCGCGATGCCGTGCAGGGAAAGGGTCATGGATTCACTCCCGGAAGTCGGTTCGAGGCTGGCCTGAGCTTTGCCTTTCCGGCAACGCAAGCTTCGAAATACGATCATTGTGACAAAAAAAACGGCTACCTAGAATCGGTCACGAGCTGCGGAACAGCGCTTTCGCACTGCACGTTGCACTGAAGAACAGGGAGACATTCATGAGCCGTACCGAGGCTATCGACCACGCGACACGCCACTTCGAATCCGGCGCGTTCCTCGACAACCTGAACCGCCGCGTCGGCTTTCGCACCGAGAGCCAGGAGAGCGACCGCGCGGCGACGCTGCTCGCGTATCTGACCGACGAGATCACGCCGGAAGCCGAAGCGCTCGGCTTCACGACCCGCATCGTCGCGAATCCGGTGGACGGCCTCGGGCCGTTCCTGCTCGCCGAGCGCCACGAAGCCGCGCATCTGCCGACGGTGCTGATCTACGGTCACGGCGACGTGGTGCGCGGCTACGACAGCCAGTGGCGCGCGCCGCTCACGCCGTGGGCCGTGACGGTCGAAGGCGAACGCTGGTTCGGCCGCGGCACCGCCGACAACAAGGGCCAGCACAGCATCAATCTCGCCGCGCTGGCGAGCGTGCAGGCCGCGCGCGGCGGCAATCTCGGCTTCAACGCGAAGCTGCTGATCGAGATGGGCGAGGAAACCGGCTCGCCGGGGCTCGATGCGATCTGCCGCGCACACGCGCACGAACTCGCCGCCGACGTGTTGATCGCGTCCGACGGTCCGCGCCTCGCGGCGCGCCGTCCGACCGTGTTCCTCGGCTCGCGCGGCTCGGTGAACTTCAAACTGTCGCTGAATCTGCGCGACAGCGCGCATCACTCGGGTAACTGGGGCGGCCTGCTGCGCAATCCGGCGACCGTGCTGGCCAACGCCCTGGCGAGCCTCGTCGATGCGCGCGGCGTGATCACCGTCGACGGCTTGCGGCCGCCGCCGATTCCAGAGGCCGTGCGGCGCGCGCTGGCCGACATCGCGGTCGGCGGCGGTCCGGGCGACCCCACCGTCGACGTTCACTGGGGCGAGCCGGGTCTGAGCGCGCCCGAACGCGTGTTCGGCTGGAACAGCTTCGAAGTGCTCGCCTTCAAGGCCGGCAATCCGGAGAACCCGGTCAATGCGATTCCGGCCACGGCGTTCGCGCATTGCCAGTTGCGCTTCGTGGTCGGCACCGATTGGGAAAACCTCGAACGTTATCTGCGCACGCATCTGGATACGCACGGTTTCGAGCAGGTGCGGATCGACGTCGAACGCGGCGCGCCGGCCACGCGTCTGGACCCCGACGACCCGTGGGTGACGTGGGCCGTCGCGTCGCTCGAACAGACCACCGGCAAGAAGACTGCGGTGCTGCCGAACCTGGGCGGCACGCTGCCCAACGAAGTGTTCGCCGACACGCTCGGCCTGCCGACCATCTGGGTGCCGCATTCGTATCCGGCCTGCTCGCAGCACGCACCGAACGAGCATCTGCTCGGGCCGGTGGTGCGCGAAGGCCTGCAGATCATGGCGGGTTTGTTCTGGGATCTGGGTGAGAACTCGCCGCCTTTCCACCTTCGTCACGAGACCCCATCACGATGATCACGTCCACCCTGCAAGCCAGCACCGCGCGCCCGTCGGCCGCGAAAGCCCATCGCATCATTCTCGCGGCGTCGATCGGCAACGCGCTCGAATGGTTCGATCTCGTCGTGTATGGATTTTTCGCGGTGACGATCGCGAAGCTGTTTTTCCCGGCGCGCACCGAGGCCATTTCGCTGATGCTCACGCTCGGCACCTTCGGCATCTCGTATCTGATCCGTCCGCTCGGCGGACTCGTGCTCGGCTCGCTCGCGGATCGCGCGGGCCGCAAGGCGTCGCTGCTGCTGTCGATCGCGCTGATGATGCTCGGCACGCTGACCATCGCGCTGATGCCGTCGTATGCGGTGATCGGTCTATGGGCGCCTGCGGGCATCATGCTGTCGCGTCTGGTGCAGGGTTTTTCGGCGGGCGGGGAATTCGGCGCATCGACCGCGTTTCTGGTCGAACATGCGCCCGAGCGGCGCGGCTTCATGGGGAGCTGGCAGTTCGCGAGCCAGGGACTGGCCACGCTGCTCGCGTCCGGTTTCGGCGCGCTGCTGACGAGTCAGTTGAGCAACGCGCAACTCGAGTCATGGGGCTGGCGTGTGCCGTTCCTGTTCGGTCTCGCGATCGGACCGGTGGGCTTCTATATTCGCCGCTACGTGGACGAAGGTGCCGAGTTCGCCGCCGAGCCGAAAGCCCGCACGCCGCTGCGCGATCTGTTCGGCACGCAGAAGGCGCGCATGCTGATCGCGGTCGGTTCGCTGATCGTGTCGACCGCGGCCAACTACATGATCCTGTACATGCCGACGTATGCGATCAAGCAGTTGCATCTGCCCGCGTCGACGGGTTTCGCCGCGACGCTCGCGACCGGCGTGGTGCTGACCGTGCTGACGCCGTTCGCCGGGCACCTGTCCGACTCGCTGGGACGCGTGCGCATCATGGCGGTGGCGGCGGTGCTGATGCTCGTGAGCGTGTATCCGGCGTTCGCGTATATGAACGCGCATCCGTCGTTCACGACGATGCTGCTCGCGTTGATCTGGATCGGCGTGTTGAAGGCGACCTACTTCGGCGCACTGCCCGCGTTGATGTCGGAGATCTTTCCGACGCAAACGCGCGCGACGGGTCTATCGGTGAGCTATAACATCGGCGTCACGGTGTTCGGCGGCTTCGCGCCGTTCGTGATCACGTGGATGATCGAGGCGAGCGGCAACAAGCTCGCCCCCGGCATCTATCTGATGGTCTGCGCGGTGGCGAGTCTCGCGGCACTGTATGCGGTGCGCACGAAGCTGAGGATTCGCTGATCTCGCGCCTGGTTTTGCGGCCTGACTTTTAAGCTTGATTCAGCGCTTGATTGCTCGTGCGATCAAGCGCTTCGTCCCGGATCAATAGCCACGCCCCCCCACCTGCCTTCATGCCGGCGCATGCGCTGCGCACATTGGCACCGGCACATACCGCATCAAGGCGCCGGGTTCGGCTGCAACTCGTGCAGCGCGTCGATTTCCGCCAGCACCTCCGGCGAGAGCTTGACGTCCGCGCTGCCGATGTTTTCCTTCAGTTGATCGAGCGAGGTCGCGCCGATCAGATTGCTGGTCACGAACGGCCGGCTGTTCACGAAGGCCAGCGCGAGTTGCGCGGGCGACAGACCATGACGCTTCGCCAGTTCGACGTAACGCGTGGTGGCCTGCACGGCCTGCGGTCTGCTGTAGCGCTGGAAACGCTCGAATAGCGTGATACGCGCGCCGGCCGGACGCGCGCCGCCCTCGTACTTGCCCGACAGCCAGCCGAACGCGAGCGGCGAATACGCGAGCAGACCGATGTTGTCGCGATGCGCGTATTCGGAGAGCCCCGCCTCGTACGTGCGGTTGAGCAGGCTGTACGGATTCTGGATGCTGACGATGCGCGGCAACCCGAGTTTTTCCGCCGCGCGCAGAAATTGCGCGACGCCCCACGGCGTTTCGTTCGACACACCCACGTGGCGCACCTTGCCTGCCTTCACGAATTCCGCGAGCACCGACAGCGTTTCCTCGATCGGCACCGTGTATTCGTCCTCCACCCACGGATACGCCGAACGGCCGAACGTCATCGTGCTGCGGTCCGGCCAGTGCAGCTGATACAGATCCACGTAATCGGTCTGAAGACGCTTGAGGCTATCGTTCAGCGCCTCGGTCAGATTCTGGCGGTCGAACTGGTTGCCCGCGCCGCGGATATGGCGCGGGTTATGCGGTTGACGCGCGGGGCCGGCGATCTTGGTGGCGAGCACGATCTTTTCGCGCAGGCCGGCATGCTTCGCGAGCCACGTGCCGATGAAGCGTTCCGTCGCGCCCTGGGTTTCCGCGCGCGGCGGGACCGGATACATTTCGGCGGTATCGATCAGATTGATGCCGTGATCGAGCGCGTAGTCGATCTGCGCGTGCGCGTCCTGTTCGGTGTTCTGCTCGCCCCATGTCATGGTGCCCAGACCGATCAGGCTGACCTGCACATCGGAGTCGCCGAGTCTGCGGTATTCCATCGAACTTGTCCTGTTAAGTTAGCGTGTGTGAACTGCGTGTGTGAACGGAAAGCGGCGACGTTACCACGCTCACGCATAGCGTGCAGTGAGGCTAGAATGCGGCGGGCGCATACCGTCATTCTCAGGCCGATTCTCTCCATGAACCCCGAACTCCTCGAACTGCTGGTCACGCGCGTGATGCCCTACGGGAAATATAAAGGCCGCGTGATTGCCGACCTGCCTGGCCACTATCTAAACTGGTTTGCGAGCCAGGGCTTCCCGCCTGGAGAGATAGGCCGCTTGCTCGCGTTGATGCAGGAGATCGATCACAACGGTCTGAAGCCTTTGCTCGAACCGTTGCGTAAGCGCTGATCTTTTGTATCTTCTGCGAGGCACGTGACGTTATCCCGTGGCGATGTCTGTGCGCATACCGATAGTCGCCGCGCCGCTTTGAAAGCGTCCTGCGACACGCCGCAAAGCTGCATGAAAGTCGTTGCGCAGGCAACGTGCAAGCTATGTAGGCGTGTACAAATTCATACAGACTTTTTCTTGCATGACGTGCGCGCGTGGACTTAAATCAGGCTAGTTGATCCACGCTGTTCCGCGAGTTTCCCCACCGTTTTTTCCCGTTGTTTTTCTAGTGTCGCGCTCCGCCGTTTTGCTTATCCGTTCGACGCACCGCCCTTCGTCACTACCGCATCATTGCCTGCCCGTTCATGTCTGACCTGAATCTCTCCGCGCTACTGGAATTTATTGGCCACGACCTCTCGCCCGTGCGTGCGGTCCTTGTGTTCTTCACGATCGGGTATCTGGTGGTCGGACTGCCTGTCCATTTCCGCCAGGGCGCGGCGTCGCGCGATATCTGGGGCACGGCGGCAGGCGTGACGATGGCCGCGATCTACGCGGCGTTCCTCATCGGCGTGTACCCCGCCCTGCATCATCCGGCTTTGATGCATTGACGACGGGACCGGTTGCGCGAGCGCGCGACCGGTGAATGGTGAATGGCGGGTGGTTGCGCTTAACCGGCGGACGGCGTCGGCGCGGAAAGATAGGCGAGCAGTTGAGCCACCGCATGATCGACGGATGTGCGATCGGTTTCGATCAGTACGTCCGGCGCGAGCGGCGTTTCGAAGGGATCGGAAATGCCGGTGAAGTGCGCAATCTCGCCACGCCTTGCACGCACGTAGAGTCCCTTCGGATCGCGCGCCTCGCACACCGCCAGCGGCGCATTCACGAACACCTCGACAAAGCCTTCACCGACGATGTCGCGTGCCGCTTGCCGATGCCGCTCTTCGGGCGAAATCACCGCGGCGATCGCGACGAAACCTTGCTGCATGAACAGTGCCGCGACGTGTGCGACGCGCCGCAGGTTTTCGGTGCGATCCTCGTGCGTGAAACCGAGGTCGGCATTCAAACCGCGCCGCAGCACATCGCCGTCGAGCACGATGGACGGTCGGCCCGCTTCCTTCAGGCGCCGGTGCAACGCGTTGGCGAGCGTCGATTTGCCCGCGCCGGATAAGCCCGTCATCCAGATCACCGCCCCGCGCGATCCGCTCATGCCGGACGCTCCGTACGAAGGGTGGCGGATGTGGTGGGCGTGCCGGCCGTATCGGCGACGACGTTCGCACCGTTAGCGATGTCGGGCGACGCGTTCGTTGCATCGACCAACGACGAAACGAACGATTCATCGGCGGCAACGAGCTGCGGACCCAGGCCGTCGATCAACGGTTGCAGCAGCGCCGCGCGCGGCTGCCAGCGTTGCAGCGAAGTCTTGTAGAGCGGCCGGCGCACCTGCACCGCGCTGGCGGTGCTCACCTGACGCGTGGTCCGGTGAAACGCCAGACAGCGCTCGTCCCACTCGAGCCCGCAGTGCGCGAGAATGCGGCGTACCTCGCCTTCGAAATCGCCGACCAGCTCCTCGTATTTGACTTCGATCATCACGCCCTCGGGCAGCACGCTTTGCCAGTGTTTCATCAACGTGTCGTAGGCACGGTAGTAACGGCCCAGTTCGCCGAGATCGTAGCCGAACGGGACGTCGTGAAAAATCCGCGAAAAAATCGACAGGCAGGTTTGCAACGGCGAACGGCTGCTATGGATGAAGCGCGCGTTCGGCAACGCCAGGTGAATCAACCCGACGTTGATGAAATTGAACGGGTACTTGTCGGTGAAATGCGTGTAGCGCGATGTCGGGTTTGGCAGCGCGTCTTGCACTTCGTCTTGCGCTTCTTTCCGCACGCCACTTGATGCCGATGCCGTAGCTTGACCGCCTGCGTCGTCCGGCATCGTACTCTGGATTTCCGGCAAAGCGCCATGGATACGCCGCAGATAATCCGCGCCCAATGCGCGTAGCGGCGCCGCGCCCACGTCGCGCAGCGCGTCGATGTCGATCTTCAATGGATCGGCGGGATCGCGCCGGATGCCATTCACCAGCGCCTCGCCGAATTCCGTGCGCTCGCCGGTGCCGAACACCTGCGGATGGCTCGCGAGAATCTGCTCGATCAAGGTCGACCCCGAACGCGGCATGCCGACGATAAAAATCGGCGCCGCCGACGCATCGCCCAGGCCGCCCTTCGCCGCGATCACCTCCGCGTTCAGCAAGCCGGGCAGATTGGAAAACAGACCGAAGGCTTCGGCTTCGTTGTAACGCACGCCAGGGCGATGCAGCGCGTTGGCCTTCAGCAGTTGATCGAAGGACTCGTCGTTGCGGCCCATGTCCGATAACGCCTGACCGTACGCGAAGTGGATTTCGGCCTGATCGGCGGGCTTCAATGCGGCGGCGTTGTCGACCAGTTGCTTCATCGCGGCGAACACGGGGTCGTCGGGACTCAGGCGTTTGGACTGAACGAAGTTGCGGTAATAGAGCGGCACCATCGGCGCGGCTTCGATCGCGTGCCGATACGCGTCGTGCGCTTCGTCGAAGCGGCCGAGCGCGTGCAGACAGTTGCCGAGATTGTTGTGCGAGCCATCGGCCTTCGGATTGAGGCGCACCGCGTCGCGATACGCGCCGGCTGCCGCGTCGAGACGGCGCATCTGCTCGAAACACCAGCCGAGACCGTGATGCAGATCGGCGTTGCCCGGATCGAACATCAGCGCGGCGCCGTACGCGATTTCCGCATCGTTGAAACGGTTCAGGACGGCGAGCGTCGCGGCGCGGCGCTCATGAATGACGGGATTGGCGGGTTCGAACGCGCGCGCGGTGTCGAAACATTGCAGCGCGTTGTCGAGTTCGCCGCGCGCCGCGCAGGCTTCGCCTTCGGCGAGCCAGTCGGACGCGGTAGCCGGCTGTGGATCGTGCTTCATTGACGGCTGTTCTTTTGCAGGCTTCGCATCGAGCGGTCCTGGCAGTGGGAGGATGCATGCATGGCGTCCGGACTTGGGGCAATCCACCGGCCGGACGTCAAGGTATTGTCTGACGGGAAAGTAACAGCCGCGCCATACAGTTACGTTGCAAAATTTTAACTAACTGTTACAGGGCGATGACGCCGTGATACGTCGGAAGATCGCGGCGACGCGCGATGGCTAGGGTGCGCCTTTCGCCACGGTGGATTGCGCTGCCTTACCAACGATGTCGATCGGTAATCTGCGGACACAAATGGCGCTGAACTCGTGCACGTGCGACGCTTCTCACAGCTATATGAGGAGACGATCGTGAGCAGGCTCATTGTGTCGATGGCGCTGTTGGCGGCGGTGGCGGGTTTAGGCGGTTGCGTGGTCGCGCCGCCGTACGACTACGCGTACGCCCAGCCGTATTACCCCGACTATGGCTACGGATACGGACCGCCGTATGGACCGGCGTACGGGTCGGTCGGTATCTGGGGCGGCTGGGGCGGATGCTGTTATTACCATGGCGGCAACGGATACTGGCATGGCCGCGGCGGCTGGCATGGGGGCGGCTGGCACGGCGGTGGTGGCGGCTGGCATGGGGGCGCCGGCGGCGGCGGGTATCACGGCGGCGGCAGCGCGTGGAGTGGAGGTGGTTCTGGAGGACGGGGGCGGTGAGGCTTTTTGCGGTTTCGCGTTCCCACGCGTGATTGCCGATTAGTGCGCACAGCATTTTGCGCTGCTGTCCAATTTCACATCGGGGCACACCTGTCGGTCGCCGGCGCATCCCGGCGAACTCGCGTCATGCGGTAAAATCGGCGTTTTGAATCAAGCCGTTGGCCGTCTTATGTCTGCTCCTCGAACTCCCAGTCCGCGTCGCGTCAGCGTTGCACCGATGATGGACTGGACCGATCGTCACTGTCGCTCGCTGCATCGCGTGATTTCGCGCCATACGTGGCTGTATACGGAAATGGTGACGACCGGCGCGCTATTGCATGGCGACGTGCCGCGTCATCTCGCGTTTACACCCGACGAAGCCCCGGTTGCCTTGCAACTCGGCGGCAGCGAGCCCGACGATCTCGCGCGCTCGGCCAAACTCGGCGAGCAATGGGGCTACGACGAAATCAATCTGAACTGCGGCTGCCCGTCCGAGCGCGTGCAACGCGGCGCATTCGGCGCGTGCCTGATGAACGAGCCGCGACTGGTCGCCGATTGCGTGAAGGCAATGCGCGATGTCGTCTCGGTACCGGTGACGGTCAAGCATCGGATCGGCGTTGATGCAGTCGAGGAATACGGCTTCGTGCGCGATTTCGTCGGCACGATCGCGGAGGCGGGTTGCGAGGTGTTTATCGTGCATGCGCGCAACGCGATTCTCAAAGGCTTGAGCCCGAAGGAAAACCGTGAAATTCCGCCGCTGAAGTACGACTACGCCTATCAGCTGAAGCGCGATTTCCCGCATCTGGAAATCATCATCAACGGTGGCATCAAAACGCTGGACGAAGTGGAGACGCATCTCCAGCACGTCGACGGTGTGATGCTCGGGC
The sequence above is a segment of the Paraburkholderia sp. D15 genome. Coding sequences within it:
- a CDS encoding DUF3820 family protein translates to MNPELLELLVTRVMPYGKYKGRVIADLPGHYLNWFASQGFPPGEIGRLLALMQEIDHNGLKPLLEPLRKR
- a CDS encoding sulfotransferase encodes the protein MKHDPQPATASDWLAEGEACAARGELDNALQCFDTARAFEPANPVIHERRAATLAVLNRFNDAEIAYGAALMFDPGNADLHHGLGWCFEQMRRLDAAAGAYRDAVRLNPKADGSHNNLGNCLHALGRFDEAHDAYRHAIEAAPMVPLYYRNFVQSKRLSPDDPVFAAMKQLVDNAAALKPADQAEIHFAYGQALSDMGRNDESFDQLLKANALHRPGVRYNEAEAFGLFSNLPGLLNAEVIAAKGGLGDASAAPIFIVGMPRSGSTLIEQILASHPQVFGTGERTEFGEALVNGIRRDPADPLKIDIDALRDVGAAPLRALGADYLRRIHGALPEIQSTMPDDAGGQATASASSGVRKEAQDEVQDALPNPTSRYTHFTDKYPFNFINVGLIHLALPNARFIHSSRSPLQTCLSIFSRIFHDVPFGYDLGELGRYYRAYDTLMKHWQSVLPEGVMIEVKYEELVGDFEGEVRRILAHCGLEWDERCLAFHRTTRQVSTASAVQVRRPLYKTSLQRWQPRAALLQPLIDGLGPQLVAADESFVSSLVDATNASPDIANGANVVADTAGTPTTSATLRTERPA
- a CDS encoding MFS transporter; its protein translation is MITSTLQASTARPSAAKAHRIILAASIGNALEWFDLVVYGFFAVTIAKLFFPARTEAISLMLTLGTFGISYLIRPLGGLVLGSLADRAGRKASLLLSIALMMLGTLTIALMPSYAVIGLWAPAGIMLSRLVQGFSAGGEFGASTAFLVEHAPERRGFMGSWQFASQGLATLLASGFGALLTSQLSNAQLESWGWRVPFLFGLAIGPVGFYIRRYVDEGAEFAAEPKARTPLRDLFGTQKARMLIAVGSLIVSTAANYMILYMPTYAIKQLHLPASTGFAATLATGVVLTVLTPFAGHLSDSLGRVRIMAVAAVLMLVSVYPAFAYMNAHPSFTTMLLALIWIGVLKATYFGALPALMSEIFPTQTRATGLSVSYNIGVTVFGGFAPFVITWMIEASGNKLAPGIYLMVCAVASLAALYAVRTKLRIR
- the cysC gene encoding adenylyl-sulfate kinase; amino-acid sequence: MSGSRGAVIWMTGLSGAGKSTLANALHRRLKEAGRPSIVLDGDVLRRGLNADLGFTHEDRTENLRRVAHVAALFMQQGFVAIAAVISPEERHRQAARDIVGEGFVEVFVNAPLAVCEARDPKGLYVRARRGEIAHFTGISDPFETPLAPDVLIETDRTSVDHAVAQLLAYLSAPTPSAG
- a CDS encoding NADP(H)-dependent aldo-keto reductase, which gives rise to MEYRRLGDSDVQVSLIGLGTMTWGEQNTEQDAHAQIDYALDHGINLIDTAEMYPVPPRAETQGATERFIGTWLAKHAGLREKIVLATKIAGPARQPHNPRHIRGAGNQFDRQNLTEALNDSLKRLQTDYVDLYQLHWPDRSTMTFGRSAYPWVEDEYTVPIEETLSVLAEFVKAGKVRHVGVSNETPWGVAQFLRAAEKLGLPRIVSIQNPYSLLNRTYEAGLSEYAHRDNIGLLAYSPLAFGWLSGKYEGGARPAGARITLFERFQRYSRPQAVQATTRYVELAKRHGLSPAQLALAFVNSRPFVTSNLIGATSLDQLKENIGSADVKLSPEVLAEIDALHELQPNPAP